TAATTACGGAACTGCAGCCGACTTGAAGAGCCTCGTCAGCACGGCCCATGCCAAGGTAGGCTTTCATGTGCCGATGCACCCTTATAAGGCTACTTACCTGGTAACAGGGCATCTATGTGATGGTTGACGTGGTTGCGAATCACATGGGATTTGCAAATGTCGCCGATAACCGTCCGGCACCGCTAAACCAGGCCTCGTCTTACCATTCTGTCTGCAATATCGACTACTCAAACCAGAGCAGTGTCGAGAACTGCCGAATCGCCAACCTGCCAGACATCAATACCCAGAGCTCTGAGATTCGAACGCTTCTAAACACTTGGGTCAGCTGGCTGGTGAAAGAGTACAGCTTTGACGGAGTACGTATCGACACCGTCAAGCACGTCGAGAAAGACTTCTGGCCAGGCTTTTCTTCTGCTATCGGTGCGTACTCTGTTGGGGAGGTATTCGACGGAGATCCCGCCTACCTTGCCGGATATGCGAACTTGATGCCTGGCCTGCTCAACTATGCCGTCTACTATCCCATGAATAACTTCTATCAACAGAAGGGGTCATCCCAAGCGCTTGTAGACATGATCAACACTGTCTCGACCTTCCCTGACCCTGCAGCGCTTGCTTCCTTCCTCGATAATCACGATAATCCTCGCTGGCTAAACCAGAAGAACGACCAGACATTGCTCAAAAATGCACTGGCTTTTGTCATCCTTGCTCGTGGCATCCCGATCCTGTATTATGGGACAGAGCAAGGGTATGCGGGAGGTGCAGATCCGGCAAACCGCGAAGACTTATGGCGCAGCAGCTTCAATACTAATACAAATCTGTACCAATCTATCGCCAAGCTCACTGCTGCCCGCAAAGCTGCTGGTGGCCTGGCCGGAAATGACCACACCCACCTATACGTGGCTGAAACAGCCTATGCCTGGAGTCGAGCTGGAGGCAATCTCATCGTTCTTACCACCAATGCTGGAAGTAGCTCGAACGCCCAGCACTGCTTCAACACCCAGAGGGCGAACGGCCAGTGGACCAACGTCTATGGTAACAGCGCCACAATCACCTCTGACGGCAACGGTCAGGCTTGTGTCAATGTTGCTAGTGGCGAGCCGATCGTCCTGCTCGCCTCTACCGCTTCGCCAACAACTGCCGGACCAACAACTCTACGCACCTCCTCGACTTCAGTCCGCAGTACTGTTAGTACGGCATGTCCCACGGCAGTATCGGTTGCGTTCACCGAACGAGTCGTCACCTCTTTGGGCGACACAATCAAGATTGCGGGTAACACTGCGCAACTGGGCAATTGGAATGCCGTAAATGCTCCTGTGCTCTCAGCTTCGCAATATACGTCCAGCAACCCAGTCTGGAACATAACTCTTAAGATGACGCCAGGGCAGGTAGTGCAGTACAAGTTCGTAAAGGTATCAAGCTCAGGCGCCTTGACATGGGAGAGCGACCCTAATAGGGCATACACTGTGCCGGCTTGCCAGGCTGATGCCGTAGTGAGTAGTGTGTGGCGATGAGAGAGTGGAAAGCTGTTTTCTCAGATTGAGTGCAATGAGCGAGAAGCTTTAGAGAAAGCTGACTAGAGTACCTCAGCGGCAGCTTCTTGGGTAGTACTGCTGGAGGCTTTCAGCGTATTTGTTGGTGCTCTGCAGCTTTTGCAAATATGACTGAAGTCTTATAGTGCCTTCTTAGGTTACAGGTGATCTGCAGGCTGGCACTGAACATCTCTTGTTCAATCAAGCTTTTCTGCAACACAAAACAAGTGCCAAACAAGTTTCCCCACGCGCTTAGTCACTAGCGTGGCCGAAGGGCAACTGTGTTCGACGCTTTGTTCGTTCCTTCCCATTCCGGCAATCATCTCTCGGTCCACGAACGCGATCCGTGACCTGCCTTTACACTTCCATCCCAAGAACATCGCCTCCAACGCTATGAAGCCCTTCATACATCCTCAGCTCGTCTTATTTCAGTTGCATGCTGATAAAATTTCGATACAATCAACCTCGCTCAGAAACCCTTTGCCACCATCACACCACACGCTCTGATGTTCGTGAAGAGCGCCTAGCCCAAGTAGTATGTGCGGCTGAAAGACGCTGTTTGCAACAGACTTTGCTAATTTGCATGATGGTAGCATGGCTTTCGAAGTTCAACATCGCTAATCATAAGCTTTCCAACTACTGTCTCACCAGCGCTTTCACGGTACGGGAATGTTTCTATAACCCCCAGATGATATTCTACGAGGCCTGAGCCCAGCTTATCATACTAAAGACTTCTTCCCATCGTCTGAGTTACTGGCAGCATACGTTACAGTGTGTGTCACTTCAACCCTCCTCACAATACCACCGGACTGCGCAGGCTCTCCTTCCAGAGACGATTTTACCTGCGTTACGAGCTCCGCTTCATCGGACCATGTCTCGAATCCTCCAGATCTCTTCGATTTTCCCGTTCCCAAATGCCCTGACCTGAAAGTCGACAACTTGTGAGGTCCTGACGCTTCGTACCGGGCATCTGTTCCTCGGGAGGAGCCATAACCAACACGATCTTTTAGGATGTTGAATTGAGCAACAAATGCAGGTAAGCATGTGCAGATCAAAGCAATGCCAGCTTCCGCATTACTGTTGGTCGTCAGTCTGATATTCAAAGAAGCCACAGTACACACATGCAACTTACCCGGACATCACTATCTGTACGAATAGGACTGTCATGTCTTGTGACTTCCCGTGTGTCAGAATCAAGTTCAGCCGCCACCCACTAAAAGCCGTTGCCAGGCCACCAACAGCAAGCATGCCGCCAACGCGGAGCTTTTTTGTCGTTGGGAGCTGCAGAGACCAGGTCAAGGGAAGTGGCAATACAAGGATGATAGCATCAGTGACTGTACTGATTATGGAATCGGCAGTGATCACTGCTGACTGATTCAAGCATTTGCTCTGGTCACCCTGCCAGTATGCAGCGATTGGCCAGCATATTCGAACCTTCAGGATGAGGGAAACGATGTAGTACACGACAAGTAGCCCCCCGAGGACATAAATGCCTTGTATTCTCCTCTTGAAAGGTGAGAAGATTCGAGTGATGAGAGTAAGAAGACTGAGCTTGATGGCCAATGTCATCGGTGCATAGAAGACCGTGGCGGTGTATGCGGCCTGAAGGAACTTTTCGGCTGTCAATGCGGAGATATCCCACATATGATAGCCACCGCCATGAATTGAAACTGAGTAGATTAGCATCGGTGATTCAAGTGCAAAAGAGATCAAACTCACGGATGAAGCCTGCAATGCAGTATCCGGTCATGAGAATCCATGATACAAAGGTCAGATCTTCGTGTAGTCAGTGCGAGCCTGCTCGGCTGTAGCTCGGGCACCACTTACAGTCATCGACAGCTAAGTCCAATCCAACAGTTCTGAACTTGTGATATGCCCTAATCCAAACAAATAGCGTGCAGAATGTCAACGTGAGCGCCTGCGTGACAAAGTTGATGGTTCTTATCACGTCTTTGGGATTATCTAGGTCTGATTCGTAGCCTAAAGGCGGCGGTGTGGCTGCTGTTGCCATTCTAACAAGCACTAGGGGACTTCATCAATTCCATGACCATCAGTAACAAAGCTTGATGGCTGCTACTCACTCTGAGACTATCACCGAGTATTCGGTCTGATCGCTTATAGCAGGCGCCTCAGAGCTCACTGTCTCTATATATTGGGAATTTCGGAAACATTCACACTCTCATGCAACTGATGATCCTTACTCCTCCAGAGTGCGGGTCGAATTCAGGAGATGTACTTGTATGGCCAGTGCACTAGCCTTGAACGGCACGCAGCACAATCCACATATACAGCATGTCACATAATGTTTTTTTCATATCGTGAAACAGCAATGCACTTGCAGGATCGAAATTTGGTTGGCTACGGACGAACCATCTCTATGCATAGACAGTTTCGCTTTGCTAGGCGATGCACGGCAACCATGAAGCCAAGTTCGAGCTGCTTTTCAGGTGTTCGGATTGAAGCATCCGAACGCTGGCTATAGCGGAGATCGATGATTGCGAACAGCACCACCCCTGCACAAAGACTTCGCGTATAGCTCCACATCTTCCGCTTCCAGCCAAGAGGTGTCAAAAAACGGTTATTGTGGGTCGGCTCAAAACCACCACTACCGGTTTTAGGATTCATTCATGGGCGAACGGAATGCCATCCTATAGGTCGACTCACCTCCCGTTTGACTTATCCACAGCAACGAACATCACTGCCAGAAAGCCTTGAGCCACAACAGAGAAAAGCCCCCCTTTACGATAAGACGAATGTCAACGGCCCACTTAAGTCAACTTGGCGACGACTCAATGAGGCATTCAATGGGGGATGACATGAATCTTGGCCGCTTGCCGATTCCGCCTTGTCGCACTCCACAACACTGGGATATTTCACATACCCTTCCATCACGGTGCGATAACCAGATACAGCACCTCACCCCAGCATATTTAGTATGGAGCATGAGCAGACTAGGTCCAGCATATCGTCCCCAATATGCGTTTTGGTGCTCACTCTCGCATGGCAGCAAGCTATGGTTGAGTATCCATACCTGGGCGCGTCACCCAGTTCGCCAAAGGATTCGAAGGATTTAATAAATCACATCATCCAAGCGGGCTTTTCATTCTCCAACCCTCTGATCAAATTCTACCATGGCCGTCTCTGTTGGACCGTCTTCCAAGCTTTTTGAGCCGTTGACCATTGGAAATGGCAAGATCAAGCTTGAACATCGTGTGGTTCTCGCACCATTGACCAGGAATCGAGGTACACCACTGGAACCGGAAAGCACTCCTGAGAAACCGAATCGCATATGGCTACCAAACGACCTTATGGTTGAGTACTACACTCAACGTACGAGCAAAGGCGGCCTCGTAATTACAGAAGGGGTGCCGCCGTCTCTGGAGGTAAGCGGACTATATCGAGTCATTCTCGACCTGTTTTCGAATTATTCAAACATTTAGGGGCTGGCTTTGGGATCTCTTTAAACTTGGGATTGATCTAACCATTACTCCAGGGTAACGGAATGCCAGGTGTGCCTGGCTTGTTCATCGAAGAGCAAAAGGCTGGCTGGAAAAAGATCGCCCAAGCAATCCACGCACAAGGCGGCTATGCTTATCTTCAATTGTGGTATGCAAATCACGTGTGTCGCTTGTAATTTAATGCTGACAGCCTTTAGGCACTCGGGAAGAGCCAATATCCCCCAGATGACCGGTACACCGATCGTCAGCCCCTCTGGTCTGCCCTGGGATAGTCCGGAGGAGTGCTTCGCATACCCGCCTCCACACACATCAAAGCAAGCTCGCTATGTCGATTATCCCCCTATCGAACTCACCACTGAGCATATTAAAAAGACGATCCAGGACTACGTTCGCACAGCCAAGTGGGCTATAGAATGCGGGTTTGACGGTGTCGAAGTCCACGGTGGTAATGGGTATCTGCCAGAGCAATTTCTCGCCTCCAACGTCAATAAGCGAACTGATGCGTACGGTGGTAGCCCAGAGAAGCGTTGTACTTTTACTCTCGAGCTGATGGAGGAGCTGAGTAAGGCTATTGGAGATGAGAATCTGGCTATTAGACTGTCGCCGTTTGGTCTATTCAACCAGATTCGCTGCGAGCAGCGTATGGAGACATGGACAACCCTGTGTCGCAAACTGAAGGAAGCGCACCCAAACTTGTCTTACGTGAGCTTCATTGAGCCTGTAAGTTCTGACCTCCGCATATCTCAATCCAGTTCTGACGATGATTGCAGCGCTATGAACAGATTCACAACGAGAACGAAAAGCAGAAGTTTCTGGACTCCTGGGGCCTCGGCTCAATCGACCTCACACCTTTCCGCAACATCTTCGGCGCTACTCCGTTCTTTTCCGCTGGTGGTTTCGACGACACAAACTCGTGGGGCGTGTTGGAGTCGGGAAAGTACGACGCGCTGCTGTACGGCAGATATTTCATCAGCAATCCCGATCTGCCCAGAAGGTTGAAAGAGGGGTTGCCGCTTGCGCCCTATGATAGGAGTAGGTTCTATGGGCCCTTTGAGAACAACTCGGTTTGCTATACAGATTACCCCGAGTGGGAGCAGGCGAGCACACCGTAAACATTTCGATGCTGAGAAATTTACTTAGCGGGCTAGATTCGATACTTGGCGACATGGAAGGGTAAGCCGCCATTGTATGTTAGCAGTTCTTCCAAAGCCAAATTGTGTTGTAATCGAACCATCTCAGCACATTGAGTGACATTTGATACCGTGTTCATACTTGATGTCAGTAGTGCAGGTAATCACGTATAAAGCTCATGCACATGTAGACTGCGCCTCTTAGTCCAAAGCTGCCATCTGTGCGCTAAGAATTCAGCGTTCAATGGCTTCGGTAGCATCCAGGACGAAGCTCAAGGACAATCTGaggcaaaggcaatgttacTTTGGAAGAAACCGGTACTGTTTGTGTACCTTGGGTCAGTTGTGTCTTGCGTTGTTGAGATGTCAAAATCACGTTTGCATCCACGTCTCGAGCACACAAAAACGGAGACACAACGGAGATTGGCGACTCTTCATATGGGGCTCTGGTTGCAGTAAGCTGCATCTCAGCCGTGCGGGATTAGCAGATGGTACAGCAGAGCTGCTTCACACGGACACAATAGACTGTGAATTTAAGCTTTTACGATGGTATGTTGAAGTCCGAAATGGAATATCCGGGGGCATGATTAAAACGCAGTGTCTTATACTTTAtttttgttgttgttgttgttgttgttgttgttgttgttgttgttgttgttgttgttgttgttgttgttgttgttgttgttgttgatgcTATTGTTTTGATATCGATCGTCTATGTATCTATGTCTATATCATCAATGTAAAGCAGCATCATCTAGGTAGACTTCCACCTGAGCAGAGTGAATGAATGCTTAGGGAACGTAAAAGCACCCTGGCCGTCCCACGAGCTCTCCTTGATACCAACCTGCTGGTCCTCGGCAGTGTTAGTAACCTGGACGTGCTCACCATTGACGGTGTGGACCTCGACCTTATCGGCGTTGATACCGTCCAGCGAGACTTCAAAGTCCTTTTCTTCGCTTACGTTGGTGACAGCTAGATTGGTGTATCCGTCCTCGCCAGCGACAGCACAAGCATCGAGGTATGGTGTCTCGATGGTTCCGCGAATCCAGTTGGGGTTGGTGCGGCCCGTGTACTCAGGCGACTTGACGTTCAAAGCGATGGTGTGACCGCGCATGTACTTGCTGAAGAGTAGCAAGGGCCACCAGATAGTCTGCTTAATGAGACCATCCTTGGTAGTCATGAGAGGGGAGATGACGTTGACAGATTGTGCAATGTTGGCCATACCCATATCCTTGGCCTGGCGAATGAAACCATTCAGGAAGACGGCAACTGCGAGGGCATCAGAGAGGGTGTACTTTTCCTCGGCACCTTCCTCGCCAGGTGCACGGACAGGATCCCAGACATTCCACTCGTCAAAGCAGATTGTTGGCCTTGGGACTGTCTCAGGAACCTTGTTCTCGATACGAGCGAGATCGATAAGCGCACTTGTCATCTGAATGGCACGCTCTGCAGCCCTTGGAGCAGTGGCATTCGGAAGATGCTCGTTGTCGGCTGTGTAGATGTGGATGCTGTGCATGTCGATGAATGACTTGGTGGTATCGCCGCTCAGACCATGGACAGACCACTTGACGCATTGGTTGAGGACATAGTAGTCCCAAGATGAGTAACCAGTCTCGCCACAAAGGATGAGAGTGATCGTAGGGTCAAGTAGTTTCAACGCCTTAGCCCATTGCCAAGCCTTCTTTGCGTAGTCTTCCTTGGTCATCTGCTCGACTTGCCACGGTCCCCAGCACTCATTGCCCAAGGCCCAGTACTTGACCTAGGAAGAAAGTGAGTAAG
The window above is part of the Ascochyta rabiei chromosome 1, complete sequence genome. Proteins encoded here:
- a CDS encoding Alpha-amylase, which produces MMFFKAIVAFLLQVTSFVAAADTAAWKTRSIYFVLTDRIARSSSDTGGGPCSNLGKYCGGTFKGLESKLDYIKGLGFDAIWITPVVANSADGYHGYWAQDLYAINSNYGTAADLKSLVSTAHAKGIYVMVDVVANHMGFANVADNRPAPLNQASSYHSVCNIDYSNQSSVENCRIANLPDINTQSSEIRTLLNTWVSWLVKEYSFDGVRIDTVKHVEKDFWPGFSSAIGAYSVGEVFDGDPAYLAGYANLMPGLLNYAVYYPMNNFYQQKGSSQALVDMINTVSTFPDPAALASFLDNHDNPRWLNQKNDQTLLKNALAFVILARGIPILYYGTEQGYAGGADPANREDLWRSSFNTNTNLYQSIAKLTAARKAAGGLAGNDHTHLYVAETAYAWSRAGGNLIVLTTNAGSSSNAQHCFNTQRANGQWTNVYGNSATITSDGNGQACVNVASGEPIVLLASTASPTTAGPTTLRTSSTSVRSTVSTACPTAVSVAFTERVVTSLGDTIKIAGNTAQLGNWNAVNAPVLSASQYTSSNPVWNITLKMTPGQVVQYKFVKVSSSGALTWESDPNRAYTVPACQADAVVSSVWR
- a CDS encoding Non-reducing end alpha-L-arabinofuranosidase, whose product is MVTFTSIPEGEKPSISIHPTNKIAKINENIYGGFTEHMGRCIYGGIYDPGNPLSDENGFRKDVIEAFQELKVPVVRYPGGNFVATYDWRDGVGPRDQRPARPELAWIGTESNEFGTDEFMKWCEVVGTEPYLCLNFGTGTLAEALGWLEYCNSDRNSYYANLRRKNGREKPYNVKYWALGNECWGPWQVEQMTKEDYAKKAWQWAKALKLLDPTITLILCGETGYSSWDYYVLNQCVKWSVHGLSGDTTKSFIDMHSIHIYTADNEHLPNATAPRAAERAIQMTSALIDLARIENKVPETVPRPTICFDEWNVWDPVRAPGEEGAEEKYTLSDALAVAVFLNGFIRQAKDMGMANIAQSVNVISPLMTTKDGLIKQTIWWPLLLFSKYMRGHTIALNVKSPEYTGRTNPNWIRGTIETPYLDACAVAGEDGYTNLAVTNVSEEKDFEVSLDGINADKVEVHTVNGEHVQVTNTAEDQQVGIKESSWDGQGAFTFPKHSFTLLRWKST
- a CDS encoding NADPH dehydrogenase translates to MAVSVGPSSKLFEPLTIGNGKIKLEHRVVLAPLTRNRGTPLEPESTPEKPNRIWLPNDLMVEYYTQRTSKGGLVITEGVPPSLEGNGMPGVPGLFIEEQKAGWKKIAQAIHAQGGYAYLQLWHSGRANIPQMTGTPIVSPSGLPWDSPEECFAYPPPHTSKQARYVDYPPIELTTEHIKKTIQDYVRTAKWAIECGFDGVEVHGGNGYLPEQFLASNVNKRTDAYGGSPEKRCTFTLELMEELSKAIGDENLAIRLSPFGLFNQIRCEQRMETWTTLCRKLKEAHPNLSYVSFIEPRYEQIHNENEKQKFLDSWGLGSIDLTPFRNIFGATPFFSAGGFDDTNSWGVLESGKYDALLYGRYFISNPDLPRRLKEGLPLAPYDRSRFYGPFENNSVCYTDYPEWEQASTP